The following proteins are co-located in the Primulina tabacum isolate GXHZ01 chromosome 11, ASM2559414v2, whole genome shotgun sequence genome:
- the LOC142518904 gene encoding putative GPI-anchored protein At4g28100 → MVVILVLIVALQFQFHGSLAGLLTEPAQPLKPGDYNTVPAFPVQTDVKTCRLDLSAELFGGVSAACGRNLDRSRCCPVLAAWLFAAHARSALQVSATAPPDSSDLPMMPDDSQKCVNSLQSSLQGRNIYLPQPNASCDAVLCFCGIRLHQITSLSCPAAFNISGNYRNATPTAAVLNLEHRCKNSSYSGCTNCLGALQKLKGNGKNGTTEGDDRTSKMLSRDCQLMGLTWLLARNKTAYIPTVSAVLRAIMYSAHPPSHQSTCSPDQENMPLAVDSLQLEKYDSSGYRTGLCIPLITVLPLIILFA, encoded by the exons ATGGTGGTGATTCTGGTCCTTATCGTCGCATTACAGTTCCAATTTCATGGGTCCCTCGCGGGTTTGCTCACTGAACCGGCGCAACCGCTGAAACCGGGAGATTACAACACCGTTCCCGCTTTTCCGGTCCAGACGGACGTCAAAACCTGCAGGTTGGACTTGTCGGCGGAGCTGTTCGGCGGCGTGAGCGCGGCCTGCGGCCGCAACCTCGACCGCAGCCGGTGTTGCCCTGTTCTGGCCGCTTGGCTCTTCGCGGCTCACGCAAGGTCGGCTCTGCAGGTGTCGGCGACGGCTCCGCCGGACAGCTCCGACTTGCCGATGATGCCTGACGACTCGCAGAAGTGCGTGAACTCGCTGCAGAGCTCGCTGCAGGGCCGTAACATTTACTTGCCGCAGCCGAACGCGTCTTGCGACGCCGTTCTGTGCTTCTGCGGCATACGGCTGCACCAGATTACTTCCCTCAGCTGCCCCGCGGCGTTTAACATCTCCGGAAACTACAGAAACGCCACTCCCACCGCTGCTGTTTTGAACTTGGAGCACAGATGCAAGAATTCTTCATACTCAGGATGTACAAACTGCCTTGGTGCTCTGCAAAAG CTGAAGGGCAATGGCAAAAACGGTACAACGGAAGGGGACGACCGGACGAGCAAAATGCTCAGCAGGGACTGTCAGCTGATGGGGCTGACGTGGCTCCTGGCCCGCAACAAGACCGCGTACATACCCACTGTCTCCGCTGTGTTGCGCGCCATCATGTACAGTGCGCACCCCCCCTCCCACCAGTCCACCTGCTCCCCTGACCAGGAGAACATGCCCCTCGCCGTCGATTCTCTGCAGTTGGAGAAATACGATTCGTCCGGTTACAGGACTGGTCTGTGTATTCCGTTGATTACAGTTTTGCCCCTAATCATTCTTTTTGCGTAG
- the LOC142519723 gene encoding uncharacterized protein LOC142519723, whose protein sequence is MAGRPPRQNRNPRYASINREGGQENEQGNGPPPAVNLSQVDLMAITTVVATTLQGLGNPNANQPPPPPPPNGIKFHYESLRKNRCPTFSGAADPEVSQSWLKGVETQHRLLEVPEALKVDVTVPFLEDKAGKWWEAISPAMTAVGPMTWQRFREAFLKQYYPAEVRLQKLSEFENFTQTPDMSVVEYTSQFKALGSYAPAIMADEVLKLHRFKKGLNSRIQSALAVYQPANFSDLMGAAIRAETDIQRREKEIRNKMPMNDQSSHGSQSFKKPNHSGEPPKGPSPATNYQAIKPCPTCHIRHLGECRRASGFCFGCGKPGHRMADCPAANNKTTGPGKRDGSSSGAECQ, encoded by the coding sequence ATGGCCGGCAGACCCCCAAGACAGAACCGCAACCCGCGTTATGCTAGTATCAACCGTGAAGGCGGACAGGAGAACGAGCAAGGAAATGGACCCCCGCCGGCAGTCAACTTAAGCCAAGTTGATCTTATGGCCATAACCACTGTTGTGGCGACAACACTGCAAGGGTTGGGAAACCCGAACGCCAATcagccaccaccacctccaccaccaaaTGGAATCAAGTTCCACTATGAGTCACTCCGCAAGAATAGGTGTCCAACCTTCAGTGGAGCCGCTGACCCTGAAGTTAGCCAGAGTTGGCTGAAAGGTGTAGAGACTCAACATCGCCTATTGGAAGTTCCCGAGGCACTGAAAGTGGACGTGACTGTGCCGTTCCTGGAAGATAAAGCAGGAAAATGGTGGGAAGCAATCTCGCCAGCCATGACAGCTGTAGGACCAATGACTTGGCAGCGATTTCGAGAAGCCTTTCTGAAACAGTATTATCCAGCCGAGGTCAGACTGCAGAAACTGAGTGAGTTTGAAAACTTCACTCAAACTCCGGATATGTCAGTTGTAGAATACACCTCCCAGTTCAAGGCCTTAGGATCTTATGCTCCGGCAATCATGGCGGACGAAGTTCTAAAATTACACCGCTTCAAAAAGGGTTTGAACAGCAGAATACAGTCGGCTTTGGCAGTCTACCAACCTGCGAACTTCTCAGACTTGATGGGCGCAGCCATCCGAGCTGAAACTGATATCCAGCGCAGAGAGAAGGAGATTAGGAACAAAATGCCTATGAATGATCAGTCCTCTCATGGCAGTCAGTCGTTCAAGAAACCGAACCACTCCGGCGAACCACCTAAGGGGCCTTCACCCGCCACCAACTACCAAGCCATTAAGCCTTGCCCAACTTGCCACATACGACACCTGGGAGAATGTCGTAGAGCCAGCGGCTTCTGCTTTGGATGCGGAAAACCAGGACACCGTATGGCAGATTGTCCAGCCGCCAACAACAAAACAACTGGACCAGGTAAAAGAGACGGGTCGAGCTCAGGGGCCGAATGCCAATAA